The Symphalangus syndactylus isolate Jambi chromosome 8, NHGRI_mSymSyn1-v2.1_pri, whole genome shotgun sequence genome includes a window with the following:
- the CCNB1IP1 gene encoding E3 ubiquitin-protein ligase CCNB1IP1 isoform X1: MGKHRRAKKMTGNSIRVKLAQCNHLNTASSSRRARRTLFSFWRPHYPLMSLCEDMLLCNYRKCRIKLSGYAWVTACSHIFCDQHGSGEFSRSPALCPACNSTLSGKLDIVRTELSPSEEYKAMVLAGLRPEIVLDISSRALAFWTYQVHQERLYQEYNFSKAEGHLKQMEKIYTQQIQSKDVELTSMKGEITSMKKVLEEYKKKFSDISEKLMERNRQYQKLQGLYDSLRLRNITIANHEGTLEPSMIAQSGVLGFPLGNNSKFPLDNTPVRNRGDGDGDFQFRPFFAGSPTAPEPSNSFFSFVSPSGELEQQQVSSRAFKVKRI; this comes from the exons ATGGGTAAGCacagaagagcaaagaaaatgaCAGGCAACAGCATTAGAGTAAAACTGGCACAGTGCAATCATTTAAACACTGCCAGCAGTTCCAGGAGAGCACGCAG GACTCTCTTCAGCTTCTGGAGACCTCACTATCCTCTTATGTCTTTGTGTGAAGACATGCTGCTTTGTAATTATCGAAAGTGTCGCATCAAACTCTCTGGCTATGCATGGGTCACTGCCTGCTCTCACATCTTCTGTGATCAGCATGGCAGTGGTGAGTTTAGTCGCTCACCAGCTCTCTGTCCTGCCTGCAACAGTACCCTTTCTGGAAAGCTAGATATTGTCCGCACAGAACTCAGTCCATCAGAGGAATATAAAGCTATGGTATTGGCAGGACTGCGACCAGAGATCGTATTGGATATTAGCTCCCGAGCACTGGCCTTCTGGACATATCAG GTACATCAGGAACGTCTCTATCAAGAATACAATTTCAGCAAGGCTGAGGGCCATCTGAAACAGATGGAGAAGATATATACTCAGCAAATACAAAGCAAGGATGTAGAATTGACCTCTATGAAAGGAGAGATCACCTCCATGAAGAAAGTACTAGAAGAATACAAGAAAAAGTTCAGTGACATCTCTGAGAAACTTATGGAGCGCAATCGTCAGTATCAAAAGCTCCAAGGCCTCTATGATAGCCTTAGGCTACGAAACATCACTATTGCTAACCATGAAGGCACCCTTGAACCGTCCATGATTGCACAGTCTGGTGTTCTTGGCTTCCCATTAG GTAACAACTCCAAGTTTCCTTTGGATAATACACCTGTTCGAAATCGGGGCGATGGAGATGGAGATTTTCAGTTCAGACCATTTTTTGCGGGTTCTCCCACAGCACCTGAGCCCAGCAACAGCTTTTTTAGTTTTGTCTCTCCAAGTGGTGAATTAGAGCAGCAGCAAGTTTCTAGCAGGGCCTTCAAAGTAAAAAGAATTTGA
- the CCNB1IP1 gene encoding E3 ubiquitin-protein ligase CCNB1IP1 isoform X2, which translates to MSLCEDMLLCNYRKCRIKLSGYAWVTACSHIFCDQHGSGEFSRSPALCPACNSTLSGKLDIVRTELSPSEEYKAMVLAGLRPEIVLDISSRALAFWTYQVHQERLYQEYNFSKAEGHLKQMEKIYTQQIQSKDVELTSMKGEITSMKKVLEEYKKKFSDISEKLMERNRQYQKLQGLYDSLRLRNITIANHEGTLEPSMIAQSGVLGFPLGNNSKFPLDNTPVRNRGDGDGDFQFRPFFAGSPTAPEPSNSFFSFVSPSGELEQQQVSSRAFKVKRI; encoded by the exons ATGTCTTTGTGTGAAGACATGCTGCTTTGTAATTATCGAAAGTGTCGCATCAAACTCTCTGGCTATGCATGGGTCACTGCCTGCTCTCACATCTTCTGTGATCAGCATGGCAGTGGTGAGTTTAGTCGCTCACCAGCTCTCTGTCCTGCCTGCAACAGTACCCTTTCTGGAAAGCTAGATATTGTCCGCACAGAACTCAGTCCATCAGAGGAATATAAAGCTATGGTATTGGCAGGACTGCGACCAGAGATCGTATTGGATATTAGCTCCCGAGCACTGGCCTTCTGGACATATCAG GTACATCAGGAACGTCTCTATCAAGAATACAATTTCAGCAAGGCTGAGGGCCATCTGAAACAGATGGAGAAGATATATACTCAGCAAATACAAAGCAAGGATGTAGAATTGACCTCTATGAAAGGAGAGATCACCTCCATGAAGAAAGTACTAGAAGAATACAAGAAAAAGTTCAGTGACATCTCTGAGAAACTTATGGAGCGCAATCGTCAGTATCAAAAGCTCCAAGGCCTCTATGATAGCCTTAGGCTACGAAACATCACTATTGCTAACCATGAAGGCACCCTTGAACCGTCCATGATTGCACAGTCTGGTGTTCTTGGCTTCCCATTAG GTAACAACTCCAAGTTTCCTTTGGATAATACACCTGTTCGAAATCGGGGCGATGGAGATGGAGATTTTCAGTTCAGACCATTTTTTGCGGGTTCTCCCACAGCACCTGAGCCCAGCAACAGCTTTTTTAGTTTTGTCTCTCCAAGTGGTGAATTAGAGCAGCAGCAAGTTTCTAGCAGGGCCTTCAAAGTAAAAAGAATTTGA